A window of Cryptomeria japonica chromosome 3, Sugi_1.0, whole genome shotgun sequence contains these coding sequences:
- the LOC131064310 gene encoding transcription factor MYB3 produces the protein MSGKRMLDGLNRGHWHLQEDLLLKKFIEANGVERWSTLPAKAGLKRCGKSCRLRWMNYLRPNVKRGHISEDEKDLIIRLHKLLGNRWSLIAARIPGRTDNDVKNFWNIHLSKKSSCNGVNLKLKDTTDAKMTLKSPAKRNSQCHNLKLQIDSTPSPEKFKQLNHLCKEESDNLNISTKLKYMKKACNTISSCGTSEPPSTVYKTPSPSKTPAQENSNGILCDIQETIEVVTTPSQYQSDHLPDSDLFWSGCVPWLDSNDCDYVFDSTSYFTDGQQNNLISHFDF, from the exons ATGAGTGGAAAGAGAATGTTGGATGGGCTTAACCGAGGACATTGGCACCTTCAGGAAGATCTGCTTTTGAAGAAATTTATAGAAGCAAATGGAGTGGAGCGTTGGAGTACGCTTCCTGCCAAAGCGG GTTTGAAGAGGTGTGGAAAGAGTTGCAGATTGCGATGGATGAATTACCTCCGTCCCAATGTGAAGCGCGGTCACATTTCTGAGGACGAAAAAGATCTTATTATAAGGcttcacaaactgcttggaaacaG GTGGTCGCTGATTGCCGCCCGTATACCGGGAAGAACAGACAATGACGTAAAGAACTTCTGGAATATTCATTTGAGTAAGAAGTCAAGCTGCAATGGAGTAAACCTCAAGCTAAAAGATACCACCGACGCAAAAATGACCTTAAAATCCCCGGCCAAGAGGAATTCTCAGTGTCATAACTTAAAACTGCAAATTGATTCGACCCCCAGTCCAGAAAAATTCAAGCAATTAAATCATCTTTGCAAGGAAGAATCAGATAACCTGAATATATCTACCAAGCTGAAATATATGAAAAAAGCTTGCAATACCATATCTTCATGTGGGACAAGTGAACCACCAAGTACAGTATACAAAACTCCATCTCCATCAAAGACTCCTGCTCAAGAGAATTCTAATGGAATCCTATGTGATATTCAGGAGACCATAGAAGTTGTCACAACTCCAAGCCAATATCAATCTGATCACTTGCCAGATTCTGATTTGTTTTGGTCTGGTTGTGTCCCATGGCTGGACTCCAACGATTGTGATTATGTCTTTGACAGTACAAGTTATTTTACCGATGGGCAGCAGAATAACCTCATTTCTCACTTTGATTTTTGA
- the LOC131874332 gene encoding uncharacterized protein LOC131874332 translates to MTLVGNFLGSRPNIDIVRAFAKHKWALKGQVEITTMSKGALSLAFSCKEDMSRVLCDGPWLIGKSTLALKKWAPKMDLNESCFVQAPVWVRLSGLPLEFWVEDVFKGIASSFGELLSMDPITMARRRRADLKSFLEVLGEVVAAGATSFVGSREGGIVIIVGSLYVLYGHFYPSQTKALENPIDFELGIKLYRDKNISDASVKKFVKDEEEKAKLVKDIYTYFSPKLNMPGVSKSEEDFDDSDDEEGKGYETEAETKDDPQIVGSSTKIEK, encoded by the exons ATGACATTGGTTGGAAATTTTTTGGGCTCAAGGCCAAATATTGATATTGTCAGGGCATTTGCTAAACACAAATGGGCGCTTAAAGGTCAAGTTGAGATCACCACTATGTCCAAAGGGGCGTTGTCTTTGGCCTTCTCTTGCAAGGAAGACATGTCAAGAGTGCTCTGTGATGGCCCTTGGCTGATTGGTAAATCAACACTAGCTTTGAAAAAATGGGCacctaagatggacctaaatgaatctTGCTTTGTTCAAGCTCCAGTTTGGGTTAGACTGTCGGGCCTTCCCTTAGAGTTCTGGGTGGAAGATGTGTTTAAAGGAATTGCTAGCTCTTTCGGGGAACTCCTCTCTATGGACCCTATAACAATGGCTAGAAGAAGAC GGGcagatttgaaatcatttctcgAGGTGTTAGGAGAAGTTGTGGCAGCAGGAGCAACTAGTTTTGTTGGCAGCCGAGAAGGAGGTATAGTAATCATTGTAGGTTCACTTTACGTGCTGTATGGGCATTTTTATCCCTCTCAAACAAAAGCATTAGAAAATCCTATAGATTTCGAGCTG GGCATCAAGCTTTATAGGGACAAAAATATTTCAGATGCTTCCGTGAAGAAATTTgtgaaggatgaggaggagaaggcTAAACTGGTGAAGGACATCTATACCTACTTCTCACCAAaa TTGAATATGCCTGGGGTCTCCAAGTCGGAAGAGgattttgatgactctgatgatgaggaAGGCAAAGGCTATGAAACAGAAGCTGAGACAAAGGATGACCCCCAAATTGTCGGGTCGAgcacaaaaatagaaaaatag
- the LOC131064302 gene encoding transcription factor MYB3-like, translated as MSGKRMLDGLNRGHWHPQEDLLLEKFIEANGVERWSTLPAKAGLKRCGKSYRFRWMNYLRPNVKRGHISEDEKDLIIRLHKLLGNRFKSLTRVAKYLSTHCQLILMGVTKRVADYIGFFVMGQNSEECNKDSPDCMIVTRKIFLRRIRICH; from the exons ATGAGTGGAAAGAGAATGTTGGATGGGCTTAACCGAGGACATTGGCACCCTCAGGAAGATCTGCTTTTGGAGAAATTTATAGAAGCAAATGGAGTGGAGCGTTGGAGTACTCTTCCTGCCAAAGCGG GTTTGAAGAGGTGTGGAAAGAGTTACAGATTCCGGTGGATGAATTACCTCCGCCCCAATGTAAAGCGAGGTCACATTTCTGAGGACGAAAAAGATCTTATTATAAGGcttcacaaactgcttggaaacaGGTTCAAATCACTTACCCGAGTAGCAAAGTATCTATCTACTCATTGCCAACTAATCCTAATGGGAGTTACA AAAAGGGTGGCAGATTATATTGGCTTCTTTGTAATGGGTCAAAATTCTGAGGAGTGTAATAAAGATTCTCCGGACTGCATGATTGTCACGAGGAAAATATTTCTGCGCAGGATACGGATCTGTCATTAA